A window of bacterium genomic DNA:
GATCTCACCCAGACGACCTGCGGCATCTCCCGCGACGATGCCGAGGCCGGCTTCTTGATGGCCTATATCCGCAGTGGGATCCTGCCGCGCAATCCCTTCGCCACGATCGATGCGGAGGGCGTCGGGCGGTTGATCGAGATCGCAGTCGAGAGAGGCCGCGCCGTCCGGCCGGATCTCGGGCTGGGGATCTGCGGCGAGCATGGCGGTGACCCGGAGAGCATCGCGCTCTGTCATCGGCTCGGTCTCGACTACGTCTCGTGCTCGCCCTTCCGCGTGCCGATCGCGAGGTTGGCCGCGGCACACGCAGCGCTCGATCAATAGTCAAGGCCAGGCCGTCGGCCTCAGTCGGGCTCGGGTGAACTCCCCGCGGCAACCTCCGCGCGAAGCCGCTCGGGCTCGGGCAGCACGATTCGGCGCTTTTCGATCCGCGCGAGGCGGCGTTCGGTCAGCTCACCGAGCGATTGATTCACGGTCTGGCGGCTGCAACCCACCAGGTTGGCCAGCTCGGTCTGGGTAAAGGCACTCTCGATGTGGATTCCGTCCTCGTGCACGCCGCCAAAATGATCGGCCAGCTCCAGCAGGATCCGGCCGAGGCGCTTCGCGGCATCGTCGAAGACCAGACCCTCCACCCGACGCTCGATATCCTTCATGCGGCTGCCCACCTGTCGCACCACCTCGGCTGCCACGTCCAGTCGTGACCCGAGAAGATTGCGGAAGACGTCGATCGGCAGCTTCCAGACGATCGATTCCTCGACGGCT
This region includes:
- a CDS encoding Crp/Fnr family transcriptional regulator — protein: MLAGEVFGELAVVTGHERESHAEAVEESIVWKLPIDVFRNLLGSRLDVAAEVVRQVGSRMKDIERRVEGLVFDDAAKRLGRILLELADHFGGVHEDGIHIESAFTQTELANLVGCSRQTVNQSLGELTERRLARIEKRRIVLPEPERLRAEVAAGSSPEPD